The sequence ACTTTTGTATATGGATTCTCTTTTGCAAAAATACGAGACGATATTGCAAAAGCCGAATTAGAATATGGAGCCAAGCTGAGTTCGACTTTTAGTGACATATCCGGGAAGCTATTAGCACTTCCAGTTTCTTTAGTTGGCCTGATAGGGTTAGATAAATCAGAAAACCCTGTAGAAATAACCGCCATCATCATTGGCATGATAATAGTATCAGTAGTCTCATTTGGGACCTTGTACAATCAAAAGCTAAGTATCGATAGAATCAAAAGCGGGATAAGAATAATTTTTGACCAATTCAACAAGAAGGCCGTAACGCAACGACGGGAAATACGCGAGCTTTTTAAAAAATCCTATGACGAAATAGATAAACAAGAACGATTTCTTTCCAAAATCCTATTTATTTTCTTCGCAATTAGCATGATCCCCACGATTGGAACAATTGCAGTCTGCTATGAAAAATGGCACACAGGAATCAATGCTTTTTTAAGTAGCCTTATAAAGGCAGCCTTTGGCTATAAGCTATGTATATAAAAAAGGCCGGTCAAACTGACCGGCCTTTTCGTACCCCCTAACCCCAATCAGCTATTGCTGGGGAAAGCGAACTGCGCAGCTTCGTGGGACTTACGCTGCGGCCAACGCTGGGTAATGGCCTTGCGCTTGGTGTAGAAGCGCACGCCGTCCGGGCCGTAGGCGTGGAGGTCGCCGAAGAGGGAGCGCTTCCAGCCGCCGAAGCTGTGGTAGGCCACCGGGACCGGCAGGGGTACGTTGACGCCGACCATGCCCACTTCGATTTCGTCGCAGAACAGGCGGGCCGCTTCACCGTCGCGGGTGAAGATGCAGGTGCCGTTGCCGTATTCGTGGTCGTTGATCAGCTTCATGGCTTCTTCGAGGCTGTTCACGCGGACGACGCAGAGCACCGGGCCGAAGATTTCTTCCTTGTAGATGGTCATCTCCGGGGTCACGCGGTCGAACAGGGTGCCGCCGACGAAGAAGCCATTCTCGTGGCCAGCCACTTTGAAGCCACGGCCATCTACTACCAGCTCGGCGCCTTGCGCCACGCCGCTGTCGATGTAGCCGGTGACCTTGGCTTGCGCAGCGCCAGTGACCAGCGGGCCCATGTCGAGGCCGCAGGAGGTGCCGGCGCCGATCTTCAGGCCTTTGACTTGCGGAACCAGCTTCTCAACCAGTGCGTCGGCAACCTGGTCGCCTACGCAGACGGCCACGGAGATGGCCATGCAGCGCTCGCCGCAGGAGCCGTAGGCCGCGCCCATCAGTGCGCTGACGGCGTTGTCGAGGTCGCAGTCGGGCATCAGCACCGCGTGGTTCTTGGCGCCGCCCAGGGCCTGGACGCGCTTGCCGCGCTTGGTGCCTTCGGAATAGATGTATTCGGCGATCGGGGTCGAGCCGACGAAGCTCAGGGCCTTCACTTCCGGTGCTTCGATCAGCGCGTCCACGGCTTCCTTGTCGCCGTGCACCACGTTCAGCACGCCTTTGGGCAGGCCGGCTTCTTCGAAGAGTTCGGCGATCAGCAGGGTCGAGCTCGGGTCACGCTCGGACGGCTTCAGGACGAAGGTGTTGCCGCAGGCGATGGCCAGCGGATACATCCACAGCGGAACCATCGCCGGGAAGTTGAACGGGGTGATGCCGGCAACCACGCCCAGCGGCTGGAAGTCGCTCCAGGCGTCGATGTTCGGGCCGACGTTGCGGGTGTATTCGCCTTTCAGGATTTCCGGAGCAGCGGTGGCGTACTCGACGTTCTCGATGCCGCGCTTGAGTTCACCGGCGGCGTCTTCGATGGTCTTGCCGTGTTCTTCGCTGATCAGCTGGACGATGCGCTGCTCGTTGGCTTCGAGCAGTTGCTTGAAGCGGAACAGCACCTGAGCGCGCTTGGCCGGCGGGGTGTTGCGCCAGGCCGGGAAGGCGGCCTTGGCGGCGTCGATGGCCTTCTGCACGGTGGCGCGGCTGGCCAGCGGGACCTTGCGCACGGCTTCGCCAGTGGACGGGTTGAAGACGTCGGCGCTGCGGCCGGTGTCGGCGATCATTTCGCCGCCGATCAGGTGCTTGACGGTAGTCATGGGAATTCTCTTCTCGCTAAGTGGGTCGGGGCGAGGCTCTTTCAGGAGCCCCTTTCCCTAGCCCGCGCCCAGAAGGGAGCGGGGATTGTTCGGTTTGCGGTGGGCTGCAAGGGACGCCGGGAAGCACTCTAAGGTGACTCGCCCGGCGCCGCTTTCTTGCGTGCCCGCGCGCTCAATGATCGTGCGGCTGCCCGTCCTTGAGCTCGATCTCGATGAAGGCCACTTCGTGGTCGCACGGGTTGATCACGTTGTGCTCGGTGCCGATCTGGCGGGTGTAGCTCTGGCCCAGGACCAGCGGCGCGCGCCGCTCGCCCTCGGGGGTTTCCAGCAGCAGCTCGCCGCCGGTCACCGGGACCACCACGTACTCCATGCCGTGACGGTGCCAGCCGGTCTCGGCACCGGGCGGGAAGCGCCATTCGGTGACCAGGACCTTGGCATTGTCGATCTGCACGGTCGGGATGGCCTTGGGACGCTGGCTCACCTTACGCGACCCCGTTCAGGGCTTCGCCGACGGCGTTGAACAGGCGGTCCAGGTCTTCGGGCTTGGCGTTGAAGGTCGGGCCGAACTGCAGGGTGTCGCCGCCGAAGCGCACGTAGAAGCCTTCTTTCCACAGCTTCATGCTGGCTTCGAACGGACGCACGATGGCGTCGCCGTCGCGACCGGCGATCTGGATCGCGCCGGCCAGGCCGCAGTTGCGGATGTCGATGACGTTCTTCGCGCCCTTCAGGCCGTGCAGCGCTTTCTCGAAGTGCGGCGCCAGCTCCAGGGACTGCTGGATGAGATTCTCTTTCTCCAGCAGGTCGAGGGCGGCCAGGCCGGCGGCGCAGGCGACCGGGTGCGCGGAGTAGGTGTAGCCGTGGCCGAATTCCACCGCGTATTCCGGCAGGTTCTGGCCCATGAAGGTGTCGTAGATCTCGCTGCTGGCGATCACCGCGCCCATCGGGATGGCGCCGTTGGTGACCTGCTTGGCGACGTTCATGATGTCCGGCTTCACGCCGAAGAACTCGGCGCCGGTGGCCTTGCCCATGCGGCCGAAGGCGGTGATCACTTCGTCGAAGATCAGCAGGATGTTGTGCTGGTCGCAGATTTCGCGCAGGCGCTGCAGGTAGCCCTTGGGCGGCACGATCACGCCGGCGGAACCGGACATCGGCTCGACGATCACGGCGGCGATGTTGGAGGCGTCATGCAGTTCGATCAGCTTGAGCAGCTCGTTGGCCAGCTCCACGCCGCCGGTCTCGGCCATGCCCTTGGTGAAGGCCAGGCCCGGCTGCAGGGTGTGCGGCAGGTGGTCGACGTCCATCAGCTGGCCGAACATCTTGCGGTTGCCGCCGATGCCGCCCAGGGCGGTGCCGGCGACGTTCACGCCGTGGTAGCCACGGGCGCGGCCGATCAGCTTGGTCTTCTGCGCCTGGCCTTTGATGCGCCAGTAGGCGCGGGCCATCTTGATCGAGGTGTCGGCGCACTCGGAACCCGAGCCGGTGAAGAACACGTGGTCCAGGCCCGCCGGGGTCATCTGGGCGATCTTCTCGGCCAGCTTGAAGGACAGCGGGTGGCCGTACTGGAAGGCCGGGGAGTAGTCGAGGGTGGTCAGCTGCTTGGCGACCGCGTCGGCGATTTCCTTGCGCGAGTGACCGGCGCCGCAGGTCCACAGACCGGACAGGCTGTCGTAGATGCGACGGCCCTTGTCGTCGACCAGGTAGCTGCCTTCGGCGCCGACGATGATGCGCGGGTCTTTCTGGAAGTTGCGGTTGGCGCTGAAGGGCATCCAGTGGGCCTTCAGGTTCAGTTCGCTGGCCACCGACGGGGTGACGTTCACTTGCTGGTTCATGGAGCTCGTCCTCGACGACTGTCTTGTTGGGCGCGCAGGCCGCGTCACACCTGCTGCGATGACACAAGATTGGGCCTGACTTAACGTGAGTTAAAGCCTATTCTTCTCACGCTCAGTTTCGATTCGGTAAAACTAAAATGGCGAAACCCCGTAGCCCTTCCCTGGGCCAGGTCAGCGACTTCGAGATCCGCCTCCTGCGGATATTCAAGACCATCGTGGAATGCGGCAGCTTCTCGGCCGCCGAAAGCACCCTCGGCATCAGCCGCTCGGCTATCAGCCTGCACATGGGCGACCTGGAGAAGCGCCTGGGCATGCGCCTGTGCCAGCGCGGCCGCGCCGGCTTCGCGCTGACCGACGAAGGCCGCGAGGTGTACCGCGCCACCGGTTCGCTGCTGGCAGCGCTGGAGGGCTTCCGCGCGGAGGTCAACGAGCTGCACCAGCACCTGCGCGGCGAGCTGAACATCGGCATCATCAACAACCTGGTGACCCTGCCGCAGATGCGCATCACCCACGCCCTGCGCGCGCTCAAGGGCAGCGGGCCGGGCGTGCGCATCAACATCGGCATGACCACGCCCAACGAGATCGAGCTGGGCGTGCTCGACGGCCGCCTGCACGTCGGCGTGGTGCCGCTCATCAGCCCGCTGTCGGGGCTGGAGTACTCGGCGCTGTACGAGGAACGCTCGCTGCTCTATTGCAGCCAGGAGCACCCGCTGTTCGAGCGCGACGACGCGAGCATCACGGTGGCGGAAATCCATGCCTGCGACGCGGTGGCACCGAGCTACCGCATCCCCGCCGAAGCCCAGGAAAGGCACCAGGAGCTGAACGGCAGCGCCAACGCCTCTGACCGCGAGGGCATGGCCTTCCTGATCCTCACCGGCAGCTATATCGGCTACCTGCCCGACCACTACGCGGCGGATTGGGTAGCCCAGGGCAGCATGCGCGCGCTGCGCGCGGAGCGCTTCCACTACGACATCCCGCTGACCGTGGTGACCCGCAAGGGCCGCCGGCCGAACCTGGTGCTGGAGCGCTTCCTGGAGGCGGTGGCGGAGAGCCGCTGATGGCGGCGCACCGGCTCCCTGTAGGAGCGGATCTCATCCGCGAAAATCCCCGCACCGGTTCCAAGCTGTCGGAGCGCGCCTTGCGCGCGATTCGCGGACAAGGTCCGCTCCTACACCGGTACAACCCCCCGTGCGGTTCGCGAGCAAGCTCGCTCCTACGAAGAGCCGCAATGCGGCGAAGTTGGACGTTCCTTGTGAGCCCTTTCACTCAACTGATTCCGGTTGACAGCTTTTGCGCTCGTTCCCTAGCATCTCTTCTACGACTCAGCCCCGTACGCAGCGATTCAGTTCGCTGGCCGTTGGGGTGAAAAAACCGGCCCGCTGGCCGGTTTTTTCGTTTCTGAGGATTGGAAAACTGTGCGTACCGCCTTCTTCGTCGACGGTTACAACCTCTTCTACGGCCTGCTGGCCGGCACCGAATTCAAATGGCTGGACCTCCCCGGCCTCCTCCAGCATGTCCTGCGGGTGCAGGACCCTTCCGCCCAGACAGCGGCGATCCGCTACTTCACTGCCAGCGTGAAGCCAGATCTGGCGTCGCGAGGCGTGGCCTCCAAGGAAGCCCAGGACACCTACATCCGCGCCCTGAAAGCGCGTGGTGTAGAGGTATTTCTTGGGCGGCACCGCCTCGAGCCCGGTCGCGCTCCGCGATTCATCAGCAAGCACATTCCGGCTTCGCGGGCGGATCAGGTCGATATCTGGGAACTGGAAGAAAAGGAAACCGACGTCCATCTGGCCATCAGCATGTATCGACTGGCCTCACGCCAGGCCACTCTCGGCCCGAACGAGCGAATCGGGCAGATCGTTCTGGTGTCTGCCGATACGGACATGGCGCCAGCCCTGAGGGCAATGCGGGAAGACTTTCCTGAACTGCGCCTCGGCGTAATCCTTCCCCACCGCGAAGGCCTGAAGCGCGAACCACCGGGTTCCCTGCAGGAACATTCGCACTGGATGCGCCGAATCATCACCAAGGAAGAGCTGCGGGCGCACCAGTTTCCGCCACGGGTTCCGACCCGCAAACGCCCGGCCTGCAAGCCCGATTACTGGTGACGTAGCCAACCGCCCATCACCAGCCCAGCGCTTTCCTCTGCCCTGAGCGCAAAAATCCTATAACCCCTGCCCGCCGCCCCGCAGGCCGCGGGCTTGGGGCTCGTGCAGCTTTTCCCTAGCCAGCGACTACAAAAAACATAATTTCGCTATTGCCCGGCTCTGAACAGAATGCGGCCAACCCGGCAGACAGCCGCTTAGAACAACAACGATCAGAGTCGGAAGGAGGCAGTCCATGACCGAGCTGAATCAAACCGCCCTGCACAGGACGGTAGGCAACATGGAAATCGATACCCTGGTGGTCGGCGCTGGCCAGGCCGGCGTGGCCGTCAGCGAACACCTGACCAAGCTCGGTGTCCCGCACCTGGTCCTGGAGAAGAACCGCATCGCCGAAGCCTGGCGCACTGGGCGCTGGGATTCGCTGGTCGCCAACGGCCCGGCCTGGCACGACCGCTTCCCGGGCATGGAATTCGACATCGATCCGGACGCCTTCGCGCCCAAGGAAACCGTCGCTGCCTACTTCGAGGCCTATGCCAAGCAGTTCAACGCGCCGATCCGCACCGGCGTGGAAGTGAAGAAGGTGACCCGCAATGCCGACCGTCCCGGCTTCACCGTCGAGACCTCCGAAGGCACCATCGTCGCCAACCGCGTGGTTTCCGCTACCGGCCCGTTCCAGCGCCCGGTGATCCCTGCCATCGCGCCGAAGGACGAGGGTCTGTACCAGATCCACTCCGCCGCCTACTTCAACCCGCAGCAGCTGCCCGAAGGCGCCGTGCTGGTGGTCGGTGCCGGTTCCTCCGGCGTGCAGATCGCCGACGAGCTGATGCGCGCCGGCAAGCAGGTCTACCTCTCCGTGGGCGCCCATGACCGTCCGCCGCGCTCCTACCGCAACCGCGACTTCTGCTGGTGGCTGGGCGTGCTGGGCCTGTGGGATGCCGAGGAAGTGCAGCCCGGCCGCGAGCACGTGACCATCGCCGTGAGCGGTGCGCGTGGCGGCGAGACCATCGACTTCCGTCGCCTGGCCAACGAGGGCATGACCCTGGTCGGCCTGACCCAGTCCTTCCAGGACGGCAAGGTGAGCTTCCGCGACGACCTGGTGGCGAACCTGAAAGCCGGCGACGAGAACTACCTCGGCCTGCTCGACGCTGCCGATGCCTACATCGCCCGCAACGGCCTGGACCTGCCGGAAGAGCCTGAGGCGCGCCGCGTCTACCCGGACGCCGAGTGCATCCGCAACCCGATCCGCGAGCTGGACCTGGCCGCCGCCGGCATCACCTCGATCATCTGGGCCACCGGCTATGCCGTGGACTTCAGCTGGCTGCAGGTGGACGCCTTCGACGACAAGGGCAAGCCCAAGCACCAGCGCGGCGTCTCCCGCGAGCCGGGCGTGTACTTCGTCGGCCTGCCGTGGCTGTCGCGCCGTGGTTCCTCGTTCATCTGGGGCGTGTGGCACGACGCCAAGCACGTCGCCGGGCACATCGCCACGCAGCGCCAATACCTCGAATACCGCGACGCCGGGCAACGCCAGTCCGACGCCAGCGTACCCGTACAGAAAGCCGCATCCTGGGAGTAAGACGATGCCTACCCACACTCGCATTCGCATGTTCAACACCAAGGACACCTACCCGAACCAGACCCTGAACAACGACCTGTGCCAGGCCGTGCGTGCCGGCAACACCGTGTACGTGCGCGGCCAGGTCGGCACCGACTTCGAGGGCAAGCTGGTCGGCCTGGGCGACCCGGCGGCGCAAGCCGAGCAGGCGATGAAGAACGTCAAGCAACTGCTGGAAGAAGCCGGCAGCGACCTGTCGCACATCGTCAAGACCACCACCTACATCATCGACCCGCGCTACCGCGAGCCGGTCTACCAGGAAGTCGGCAAGTGGCTGAAGGGCGTGTTCCCGATCTCCACCGGCCTGGTCGTCTCGGCCCTCGGCCAGCCGCAGTGGCTGATGGAAATCGACGTGATCGCGGTCATCCCGGACGACTGGGAAAAATAAGGAGCGGCCCATGACCTTCTCCATCGTTGGCCGCTGCGCCGAGACCGGCCAGTTGGGCATCGCCATCAGTTCCTCGAGCATCGCCGTCGGCGCCCGCTGCCCCTGGGTACGCGCCGGCGTCGGCGCGGTAGCCACGCAGAACGTGACCCTGCCGGCCCTCGGCCCGCAGATCCTCGACCAGCTGGAGGCCGGCCTCGACCCGGCCGCCGCGCTGGACAAGGCGCTGTCGAGCAACGGCTACAGCCAGTTCCGCCAGGTGACGGTGATCGACCAGCACGGCAAGGTCGCGCTGTTCACCGGCAGTGAAGCGCTGGGTGTGAACCACGCGGTGGCCGGCGAGAACTGCGTGGCGGCGGGCAACCTGCTCTCCTCCACGGCGGTGATCGAGGCGATGACCCAGGCCTTCGAGAACGCCTCCGGCTGCCTGGCCGAGCGCCTGATCGCGGCCATGCAGGCGGCCATGGCCGCCGGCGGCGAAGCGGGGCCTGTGCATTCGGCGGCGCTGAAGGTGGTCGGCGACCTGGTCTGGCCGATGGTCGACCTGCGCGTCGACTGGGCCGACGAGGCGCCGATCGACGAGCTGGAGAAGCTCTGGGTGGCCTACAAGCCGCAGATGCAGGACTACATCACCCGCGCGCTCGACCCGACCAAGGCGCCGAGCTACGGCGTGCCGGGCGACGAGTGACGTAACCCTGTAGGAGCGAGCTTGCTCGCGAACGGCCTCGCAGCGGGGCGGATTCGCGAGCAAGAACTGGGCGTCCCCCTCGCTCCTACGTTTGAAGAACACAGGAACCGAGCATGCCTTCCAGCCGTGAAATCCTCGCCAAGCTGATCGCCTTCGACACCGTCAGCCGCAACTCCAACCTGGCGCTGATCGAGTACATCCGCGACTACCTCGCCGACCTCGGCGTGGAAAGCGAACTCTTCCACGACGCCGAAGGGCGCAAGGCCAACCTGTTCGCCACCCTCGGCCCGCGCGATCGCGGCGGCGTGTGCCTGTCCGGGCATACCGACGTGGTGCCGGTGGACGGCCAACCCTGGACGGTGCCGCCGTTCGAGCTGACCGAGAAGGACGGCCGCCTGTACGGCCGCGGCAGCGCCGACATGAAGGGCTACATCGCCTGCGTGCTGGCCGCCGTTCCGCAGTTCCTCGCACAACCGCTGCGCGTGCCGCTGCACCTGGCCTTCTCCTACGACGAGGAAGTCGGCTGCCTGGGCGTGCGTTCGCTGCTGGCCGCGCTGGAGAAGCGCGAGCACAAGCCCATCGCCTGCATCATCGGCGAGCCCACCGAGCTGAAACCGGTGCTCGGCCACAAGGGCAAGCTGGCCATGCGCTGCCAGGTGCACGGAGCGCCCTGCCACTCGGCCTACGCCCCGCAGGGGGTGAACGCCATCGAATACGCGGCGAAGCTGATCAACCGCCTCGGCGAGATCGGCACCCGCCTGGCGGCCGTGGAGCGCCACGACGCGCGCTTCGACCCGCCCTACTCCACCGTGCAGACCGGCGTGATCAGCGGCGGCCGCGCACTGAACATCGTCCCGGCGGAATGCCAGTTCGACTTCGAAGTGCGCGCGCTGCCCAGCGATGATCCGCAGCAAGTCGCCGACGCGCTGCGCGACTATGCGGAAACCGAGCTGCTACCGCAGATGCGCGCGGTGAAGGCGGAAACCGACATCCGCTTCAGCGAGCTGTCGGCCTACCCGGCGCTGGCCACCGACCCGCAGAGCGAAGTCGCGCAGCTGCTGGCGCAACTGAGCGGTTCGGAAGAGTTCAGCACCGTGGCCTATGGCACCGAGGGCGGCCTGTTCGACCAGGCCGGCATTCCCACGGTGGTCTGCGGCCCGGGCAGCATGGACCAGGGCCACAAGCCCGACGAGTTCGTCAGCATCGCGCAGCTCAATGCCTGCGATGAGCTGCTGGCTCGATTGGCGGCATGGATGAAGGCCTGACGGCCTGCGGCGGATAACCGCCTCGCGGTTATTCGCCCTGCACCGATTTCCACCGCGGGATGATGTTGCCCGGCGCTTCACGGCCGTCGGGGGCATCGTCTCGCGGTCCCTCTTCGCGCTCATGGCCCGCCCTGGCGGGGTTAACGACGGGGCTCCGTCGGGGTTCGCCATGTGCGCGATTTATTCACCGCCGCCGCACCACGCCTTTGTAGGAGATTCTATGTCAATGACGGCTCCTGCTTTGGAGGCTGGTAGCTGGTCTGGGATTGCATCAGGGCAAAGGCAATTCGGGCCAATTTGCGGGCGAGGATAGTCAGGGCCTCGATCTTCTTCAGGCCGCGCGCCAGGTAGCTTTGGTAAAGGGCCTGCCAGCGCTGCTTGAACAGTTCGCCGGGCGTGAAGCCGAACAATCCCTTGAACGCCGCGATATAGGCCGAGGTGGAGTCGTAGCCGCAATCCAGCGCGGCGGCGGTGACGCTGTCGCCTTTCTCCAGGGTGTTGAGCGAGGCCAGCAGGCGCTGGCGTTGGCGCCAGAGTCGGAAGCTCATGCCGGTCTCGCGCTGGAACAGCCGCGACAGGGTCTTCTCCGATGTCCCCAGGCGCTGCGCCCAATCGCCCAGGGTCAGGCTCGCCGTGGGTTGCTCGATCAGCGCCTGGCACAGCTGCAGCAGGCGGGCTTCCTGCGGCATGGGCAGGGAGAAGGCGACTTCCGGCAGGGTGCGCAGCTGGTCCAGCAGCACGCCCACCAGGCGCTCTTCGGGGGTTTCGCCCTGTGGATAATCCACCGGCAGCTCGCAGAAGCTCTTGATCAGCTCGCGCGCCAGGGGCGTCACCTCCAGCACCCGGCAG is a genomic window of Pseudomonas knackmussii B13 containing:
- a CDS encoding CoA-acylating methylmalonate-semialdehyde dehydrogenase, giving the protein MTTVKHLIGGEMIADTGRSADVFNPSTGEAVRKVPLASRATVQKAIDAAKAAFPAWRNTPPAKRAQVLFRFKQLLEANEQRIVQLISEEHGKTIEDAAGELKRGIENVEYATAAPEILKGEYTRNVGPNIDAWSDFQPLGVVAGITPFNFPAMVPLWMYPLAIACGNTFVLKPSERDPSSTLLIAELFEEAGLPKGVLNVVHGDKEAVDALIEAPEVKALSFVGSTPIAEYIYSEGTKRGKRVQALGGAKNHAVLMPDCDLDNAVSALMGAAYGSCGERCMAISVAVCVGDQVADALVEKLVPQVKGLKIGAGTSCGLDMGPLVTGAAQAKVTGYIDSGVAQGAELVVDGRGFKVAGHENGFFVGGTLFDRVTPEMTIYKEEIFGPVLCVVRVNSLEEAMKLINDHEYGNGTCIFTRDGEAARLFCDEIEVGMVGVNVPLPVPVAYHSFGGWKRSLFGDLHAYGPDGVRFYTKRKAITQRWPQRKSHEAAQFAFPSNS
- a CDS encoding cupin domain-containing protein produces the protein MSQRPKAIPTVQIDNAKVLVTEWRFPPGAETGWHRHGMEYVVVPVTGGELLLETPEGERRAPLVLGQSYTRQIGTEHNVINPCDHEVAFIEIELKDGQPHDH
- a CDS encoding aspartate aminotransferase family protein, producing MNQQVNVTPSVASELNLKAHWMPFSANRNFQKDPRIIVGAEGSYLVDDKGRRIYDSLSGLWTCGAGHSRKEIADAVAKQLTTLDYSPAFQYGHPLSFKLAEKIAQMTPAGLDHVFFTGSGSECADTSIKMARAYWRIKGQAQKTKLIGRARGYHGVNVAGTALGGIGGNRKMFGQLMDVDHLPHTLQPGLAFTKGMAETGGVELANELLKLIELHDASNIAAVIVEPMSGSAGVIVPPKGYLQRLREICDQHNILLIFDEVITAFGRMGKATGAEFFGVKPDIMNVAKQVTNGAIPMGAVIASSEIYDTFMGQNLPEYAVEFGHGYTYSAHPVACAAGLAALDLLEKENLIQQSLELAPHFEKALHGLKGAKNVIDIRNCGLAGAIQIAGRDGDAIVRPFEASMKLWKEGFYVRFGGDTLQFGPTFNAKPEDLDRLFNAVGEALNGVA
- a CDS encoding LysR family transcriptional regulator, whose translation is MAKPRSPSLGQVSDFEIRLLRIFKTIVECGSFSAAESTLGISRSAISLHMGDLEKRLGMRLCQRGRAGFALTDEGREVYRATGSLLAALEGFRAEVNELHQHLRGELNIGIINNLVTLPQMRITHALRALKGSGPGVRINIGMTTPNEIELGVLDGRLHVGVVPLISPLSGLEYSALYEERSLLYCSQEHPLFERDDASITVAEIHACDAVAPSYRIPAEAQERHQELNGSANASDREGMAFLILTGSYIGYLPDHYAADWVAQGSMRALRAERFHYDIPLTVVTRKGRRPNLVLERFLEAVAESR
- a CDS encoding NYN domain-containing protein, encoding MRTAFFVDGYNLFYGLLAGTEFKWLDLPGLLQHVLRVQDPSAQTAAIRYFTASVKPDLASRGVASKEAQDTYIRALKARGVEVFLGRHRLEPGRAPRFISKHIPASRADQVDIWELEEKETDVHLAISMYRLASRQATLGPNERIGQIVLVSADTDMAPALRAMREDFPELRLGVILPHREGLKREPPGSLQEHSHWMRRIITKEELRAHQFPPRVPTRKRPACKPDYW
- a CDS encoding flavin-containing monooxygenase; amino-acid sequence: MTELNQTALHRTVGNMEIDTLVVGAGQAGVAVSEHLTKLGVPHLVLEKNRIAEAWRTGRWDSLVANGPAWHDRFPGMEFDIDPDAFAPKETVAAYFEAYAKQFNAPIRTGVEVKKVTRNADRPGFTVETSEGTIVANRVVSATGPFQRPVIPAIAPKDEGLYQIHSAAYFNPQQLPEGAVLVVGAGSSGVQIADELMRAGKQVYLSVGAHDRPPRSYRNRDFCWWLGVLGLWDAEEVQPGREHVTIAVSGARGGETIDFRRLANEGMTLVGLTQSFQDGKVSFRDDLVANLKAGDENYLGLLDAADAYIARNGLDLPEEPEARRVYPDAECIRNPIRELDLAAAGITSIIWATGYAVDFSWLQVDAFDDKGKPKHQRGVSREPGVYFVGLPWLSRRGSSFIWGVWHDAKHVAGHIATQRQYLEYRDAGQRQSDASVPVQKAASWE
- a CDS encoding RidA family protein encodes the protein MPTHTRIRMFNTKDTYPNQTLNNDLCQAVRAGNTVYVRGQVGTDFEGKLVGLGDPAAQAEQAMKNVKQLLEEAGSDLSHIVKTTTYIIDPRYREPVYQEVGKWLKGVFPISTGLVVSALGQPQWLMEIDVIAVIPDDWEK
- a CDS encoding DUF1028 domain-containing protein, whose amino-acid sequence is MTFSIVGRCAETGQLGIAISSSSIAVGARCPWVRAGVGAVATQNVTLPALGPQILDQLEAGLDPAAALDKALSSNGYSQFRQVTVIDQHGKVALFTGSEALGVNHAVAGENCVAAGNLLSSTAVIEAMTQAFENASGCLAERLIAAMQAAMAAGGEAGPVHSAALKVVGDLVWPMVDLRVDWADEAPIDELEKLWVAYKPQMQDYITRALDPTKAPSYGVPGDE
- the argE gene encoding acetylornithine deacetylase, which gives rise to MPSSREILAKLIAFDTVSRNSNLALIEYIRDYLADLGVESELFHDAEGRKANLFATLGPRDRGGVCLSGHTDVVPVDGQPWTVPPFELTEKDGRLYGRGSADMKGYIACVLAAVPQFLAQPLRVPLHLAFSYDEEVGCLGVRSLLAALEKREHKPIACIIGEPTELKPVLGHKGKLAMRCQVHGAPCHSAYAPQGVNAIEYAAKLINRLGEIGTRLAAVERHDARFDPPYSTVQTGVISGGRALNIVPAECQFDFEVRALPSDDPQQVADALRDYAETELLPQMRAVKAETDIRFSELSAYPALATDPQSEVAQLLAQLSGSEEFSTVAYGTEGGLFDQAGIPTVVCGPGSMDQGHKPDEFVSIAQLNACDELLARLAAWMKA